In Elaeis guineensis isolate ETL-2024a chromosome 1, EG11, whole genome shotgun sequence, a genomic segment contains:
- the LOC105038759 gene encoding probable U3 small nucleolar RNA-associated protein 11 isoform X1, with amino-acid sequence MSSLRNAIPRRAHKERAQPHARKKFGLLEKHKDYVLRAQAFHKKEETLRRLKEKASFRNPDEFYFKMINTRTVGGIHRPKSEANEYTQEELMLMKTQDIGYILQKVQSEKKKIEKLSSALHSLDNQPSNRHVYYAEDREEAKEIQSTSSQMSNSPAFENVPNRIKKKTSSSYKELEARKKRVQELEKLYADMALQKELQKPGRKRKLLEDERVSPTTKPVYKWRAERKR; translated from the exons ATGTCATCGCTGAGGAATGCTATCCCTCGACGGGCTCACAAGGAACGTGCTCAGCC TCATGCGAGGAAGAAGTTTGGGCTTCTCGAGAAGCATAAAGATTATGTTTTGAGAGCTCAGGCATTCCACAAGAAGGAAGAGACTTTGAGG AGGTTGAAGGAGAAGGCTTCTTTTAGGAATCCAGATGAGTTCTATTTCAAGATGATCAACACAAGAACTGTTGGTGGAATTCACAGACCAAA GAGCGAAGCAAACGAGTACACTCAAGAGGAACTCATGCTGATGAAGACTCAAGACATTGGATACATTCTTCAGAAAGTTCAAAGTGAAAAGAAG AAAATTGAAAAGCTAAGTTCTGCACTTCATTCACTGGATAATCAGCCATCTAACAGACATGTTTACTATGCTGAAGATAG GGAAGAAGCTAAAGAAATACAATCAACATCATCACAGATGAGTAATTCACCTGCTTTTGAAAATGTGCCAAATCGTATAAAGAA GAAAACATCTTCTTCTTACAAAGAGTTAGAAGCAAGGAAAAAAAGGGTTCAAGAGCTGGAAAAATTGTATGCGGACATGGCATTGCAAAAAGAATTGcag AAACCTGGTCGGAAGCGTAAGCTCCTTGAAGATGAGAGAGTTTCCCCAACAACTAAGCCCGTATATAAATGGCGTGCGGAGCGCAAAAG GTGA
- the LOC105038759 gene encoding probable U3 small nucleolar RNA-associated protein 11 isoform X2: MSSLRNAIPRRAHKERAQPHARKKFGLLEKHKDYVLRAQAFHKKEETLRRLKEKASFRNPDEFYFKMINTRTVGGIHRPKSEANEYTQEELMLMKTQDIGYILQKVQSEKKKIEKLSSALHSLDNQPSNRHVYYAEDREEAKEIQSTSSQMSNSPAFENVPNRIKKKTSSSYKELEARKKRVQELEKLYADMALQKELQKPGRKRKLLEDERVSPTTKPVYKWRAERKR; encoded by the exons ATGTCATCGCTGAGGAATGCTATCCCTCGACGGGCTCACAAGGAACGTGCTCAGCC TCATGCGAGGAAGAAGTTTGGGCTTCTCGAGAAGCATAAAGATTATGTTTTGAGAGCTCAGGCATTCCACAAGAAGGAAGAGACTTTGAGG AGGTTGAAGGAGAAGGCTTCTTTTAGGAATCCAGATGAGTTCTATTTCAAGATGATCAACACAAGAACTGTTGGTGGAATTCACAGACCAAA GAGCGAAGCAAACGAGTACACTCAAGAGGAACTCATGCTGATGAAGACTCAAGACATTGGATACATTCTTCAGAAAGTTCAAAGTGAAAAGAAG AAAATTGAAAAGCTAAGTTCTGCACTTCATTCACTGGATAATCAGCCATCTAACAGACATGTTTACTATGCTGAAGATAG GGAAGAAGCTAAAGAAATACAATCAACATCATCACAGATGAGTAATTCACCTGCTTTTGAAAATGTGCCAAATCGTATAAAGAA GAAAACATCTTCTTCTTACAAAGAGTTAGAAGCAAGGAAAAAAAGGGTTCAAGAGCTGGAAAAATTGTATGCGGACATGGCATTGCAAAAAGAATTGcag AAACCTGGTCGGAAGCGTAAGCTCCTTGAAGATGAGAGAGTTTCCCCAACAACTAAGCCCGTATATAAATGGCGTGCGGAGCGCAAAAGGTAA